One genomic window of Pseudomonas aeruginosa includes the following:
- a CDS encoding DUF6160 family protein: MSRRLPFLLRCALFCGAGLLAATAQARMESLDDDQLSDVVGQAFINLTTDAANGLNFTRINFGADIETQLNMKKLQLGQYNRSGELAGSADIAIDNFALGTVNDTTGAINPFLISNPYIEFAYDGSKMVGIRIGFGEAKGYLSGDIKTLTGNVPVDLYGTGSQLGGSISCGLLALDCLAAKTAITLTGSSQYTAQAELVNSSGNPDPIRAAMIGLKNGTALDMHDSTIIGSLVNVLLPFLTSNDCKLMGAQTCFNLAQYQSFPIGTVDPNNAQNFIDSSKGFFISMQSQNVQWRDQQDPSKLVAALAGAFLNMSRNADGTAPIKVDFGQAFNGIPRQDTCLGGLNKGC; encoded by the coding sequence ATGTCCCGTCGTCTGCCCTTCCTGCTGCGTTGCGCGCTGTTCTGCGGCGCCGGTCTGCTGGCTGCCACCGCCCAGGCGAGGATGGAGTCGCTGGACGACGACCAGCTTTCCGACGTGGTCGGCCAGGCCTTCATCAACCTCACCACCGACGCCGCCAACGGACTGAACTTCACCCGCATCAACTTCGGCGCCGACATCGAGACCCAACTGAACATGAAGAAGCTGCAGTTGGGCCAGTACAACCGCAGCGGCGAGCTTGCCGGCAGTGCCGACATCGCCATCGACAACTTCGCCCTGGGCACGGTCAACGACACCACCGGCGCGATCAACCCGTTCCTCATCAGCAATCCCTACATCGAGTTCGCCTACGACGGCAGCAAGATGGTCGGCATCCGTATCGGTTTCGGCGAAGCCAAGGGCTACCTCTCGGGCGATATCAAGACCCTCACCGGCAACGTGCCGGTGGACCTGTACGGCACCGGCAGCCAACTGGGAGGCAGCATTTCCTGCGGCCTGCTGGCCCTCGACTGCCTGGCGGCGAAGACCGCCATCACTCTCACCGGCAGCTCTCAGTACACCGCCCAGGCAGAGCTGGTGAACAGCTCCGGCAACCCCGACCCGATCCGCGCTGCCATGATCGGCCTGAAGAACGGCACGGCCCTGGACATGCACGACAGCACCATCATCGGCAGCCTGGTGAACGTCCTGCTGCCCTTCCTGACCTCCAACGACTGCAAGCTGATGGGCGCCCAGACATGCTTCAACCTGGCCCAGTACCAGTCGTTCCCGATCGGCACCGTGGATCCGAACAACGCGCAGAACTTCATCGACTCGTCGAAAGGCTTCTTCATCTCGATGCAGAGCCAGAACGTCCAGTGGCGCGACCAGCAGGATCCCTCCAAGCTGGTCGCCGCGCTGGCCGGTGCCTTCCTCAACATGTCGCGCAACGCCGATGGAACGGCGCCGATCAAGGTCGACTTCGGTCAGGCCTTCAATGGCATTCCACGGCAGGACACCTGCCTGGGCGGCCTGAACAAGGGCTGCTGA
- the mksF gene encoding Mks condensin complex protein MksF, whose protein sequence is MSQTRYGIRRFALLNTAGYSLGIFPLENPLSIYGANNLGKSASINALQFPILARLSDMSFGKYSMEQSRRFYFASDTSYILLELMLPHGPHVIGVAGRGPGGGFGHQFFAYAGELSLDHYQKNGTCLRQRELFANLEREGIKAYEVKPEELRRLLVGGHTSIPLDLTMIPLRSTSEQSLKTFRSLFINLLHMREITAAKLKQLFLDAFEHSLRSGNVDYIAACEEAFRDVRRMEQDYQALVAAGPLVEALANGVTQRDVLRGKMHRLSPLLDSLLGTWHDYAGARREELLIQHEQYRAEQDGLQNEQRGGTQELMRLEREIAGIQRWLGELSVLKTRFALVDDAKVLEQQLLAAKDAHDELAGALAHSRQFSSEDLEERLRDLEKRLKNVRQQLEHADNNSYARLREEFSQQDVERLMRLFNGALFSLPLGENGVNLDDGDVWVKSVEAILDHFKGEHFEAPGLSIDLSHIEPPALQALADRAALRDQKERLEKELKQLKTQQSVAADRAASKAQAEKLYQDVLDAQKALEDFRRTQTLTAEEPEKLAELAQLEASQDELKRSSDAFAERVQQLSARLQLVARQLGDLEAKERTLEDALRRRQLLPADLPFGTPFMEPVDDSLDNLLPLLNDYQDTWQALQRIDGQIEALYAQVRLKGVAKFDSEDDTERRLKLLINAYAHRQDEALTLAKARRAAVTDIARTLRNIRSDYDNLEHQLALFNREINKRQVSNLQSFRIVLAPNKDALKHIDQIIHSAGQYEEGENLSVFDLTQSAEQDAKNEEAKEYLARLVAANHNQLGLKDLFELAFEITKVNGQPIMHTDIDGAASNGTTMTIKALTNMYLLLHLMDREQAGRVRLPYYLDEAADIDERNQAALLETSLQLGFVPILASVKPQVSAHVAIDLEGGSGPNGIYIDEADWKYIRRRDAAASGETRAASEPEEAGEPA, encoded by the coding sequence ATGAGCCAGACCCGCTACGGCATCCGCCGCTTCGCCCTGCTCAATACCGCCGGCTACAGCCTGGGTATCTTCCCGCTGGAAAACCCGCTGTCGATCTATGGCGCCAACAACCTGGGCAAGAGCGCCTCGATCAACGCCCTGCAGTTCCCGATCCTTGCCCGCCTGTCGGACATGAGCTTCGGCAAGTACAGCATGGAGCAGTCGCGGCGCTTCTACTTCGCCTCGGACACCAGCTACATCCTCCTCGAACTGATGCTGCCCCACGGTCCGCACGTGATCGGCGTGGCCGGGCGCGGCCCGGGCGGCGGCTTCGGCCACCAGTTCTTCGCCTACGCCGGCGAGCTGAGCCTGGACCACTACCAGAAGAACGGTACCTGCCTGCGCCAGCGCGAGCTGTTCGCCAACCTTGAGCGCGAAGGCATCAAGGCCTACGAGGTGAAGCCGGAAGAGCTGCGCCGCCTGCTGGTCGGCGGGCACACGTCGATCCCGCTCGACCTGACCATGATCCCGCTGCGCTCCACCAGCGAGCAGAGCCTGAAGACCTTCCGCTCGCTGTTCATCAACCTGCTGCACATGCGCGAGATCACCGCGGCCAAGCTCAAGCAGCTGTTCCTCGACGCCTTCGAGCACAGCCTGCGCTCGGGTAATGTCGACTACATCGCCGCCTGCGAGGAGGCCTTCCGCGACGTGCGGCGGATGGAGCAGGACTACCAGGCGCTGGTCGCCGCCGGCCCGCTGGTGGAAGCCCTGGCCAACGGCGTGACCCAGCGCGACGTACTGCGCGGCAAGATGCACCGCCTTTCGCCGCTGCTCGACAGCCTGCTCGGCACCTGGCACGACTACGCCGGGGCGCGCCGCGAGGAACTGCTGATCCAGCACGAGCAATACCGCGCCGAGCAGGACGGCCTGCAGAACGAACAGCGCGGCGGCACCCAGGAGCTGATGCGCCTGGAGCGCGAAATCGCCGGCATCCAGCGCTGGCTCGGCGAGCTGTCGGTACTCAAGACCCGCTTCGCCCTGGTCGACGACGCCAAGGTCCTCGAACAGCAGTTGCTCGCCGCCAAGGATGCCCACGACGAACTGGCCGGCGCCCTGGCCCATTCGCGGCAGTTCTCCAGCGAAGACCTGGAAGAGCGCCTGCGCGACCTGGAAAAACGCCTGAAGAACGTCCGCCAGCAGCTCGAACACGCCGACAACAACAGCTACGCACGCCTGCGCGAGGAGTTCAGCCAGCAGGACGTGGAACGCCTGATGCGTCTGTTCAACGGCGCGCTGTTCAGCCTGCCGCTCGGCGAGAACGGGGTGAACCTGGATGACGGCGACGTCTGGGTGAAGAGCGTCGAAGCCATCCTCGACCACTTCAAGGGCGAGCATTTCGAAGCCCCTGGCCTGAGCATCGACCTGTCGCACATCGAACCGCCGGCGTTGCAGGCCCTGGCCGACCGCGCCGCCCTGCGCGACCAGAAGGAGCGCCTGGAGAAGGAGCTGAAGCAGCTCAAGACCCAGCAGAGCGTCGCCGCCGACCGCGCCGCGAGCAAGGCCCAGGCAGAGAAGCTGTACCAGGACGTGCTGGATGCGCAGAAGGCCCTGGAAGACTTCCGCCGCACCCAGACGCTGACCGCCGAGGAGCCCGAGAAGCTCGCCGAACTGGCCCAGCTGGAGGCGTCCCAGGACGAACTCAAGCGCTCCAGCGACGCCTTCGCCGAGCGCGTCCAGCAACTCTCCGCGCGCCTGCAACTGGTGGCCCGGCAACTGGGCGACCTGGAGGCCAAGGAGCGCACCCTGGAAGATGCCCTGCGCCGCCGCCAGCTACTGCCGGCCGACCTGCCCTTCGGCACGCCGTTCATGGAGCCGGTGGACGACTCGCTGGACAACCTGCTGCCGCTGCTCAACGACTACCAGGACACCTGGCAGGCGCTGCAGCGCATCGACGGGCAGATCGAGGCGCTGTACGCCCAGGTGCGCCTGAAGGGCGTCGCCAAGTTCGATAGCGAAGACGACACCGAGCGCCGCCTGAAGCTGTTGATCAACGCCTACGCGCATCGCCAGGACGAGGCCCTGACGCTGGCCAAGGCGCGCCGCGCGGCGGTCACCGACATCGCCCGGACCCTGCGCAACATCCGCAGCGACTACGACAACCTGGAACACCAGTTGGCCCTGTTCAACCGCGAGATCAACAAGCGCCAGGTTTCCAACCTGCAGAGCTTCCGCATCGTCCTCGCGCCGAACAAGGATGCGCTCAAGCACATCGACCAGATCATCCACAGCGCCGGCCAGTACGAGGAAGGCGAGAACCTCTCGGTGTTCGACCTGACCCAGAGCGCCGAGCAGGACGCGAAGAACGAGGAGGCCAAGGAATACCTGGCCCGCCTGGTCGCCGCCAACCACAACCAGCTGGGCCTGAAGGACCTGTTCGAACTGGCCTTCGAGATCACCAAGGTCAACGGCCAGCCGATCATGCACACCGACATCGACGGCGCCGCCTCCAACGGCACCACCATGACCATCAAGGCGCTGACCAACATGTACCTGTTGCTGCACCTGATGGACCGCGAGCAGGCCGGGCGCGTGCGCCTGCCCTACTACCTGGACGAGGCGGCGGACATCGACGAGCGCAACCAGGCCGCGCTGCTGGAGACCAGCCTGCAACTGGGCTTCGTGCCGATCCTGGCGAGCGTGAAGCCGCAGGTTTCCGCACACGTGGCGATCGACCTGGAAGGCGGTAGCGGCCCGAACGGCATCTATATCGACGAAGCGGACTGGAAATACATCCGTCGCCGGGATGCCGCCGCCAGCGGCGAAACCCGCGCAGCCAGCGAGCCGGAGGAAGCCGGCGAACCGGCGTGA
- a CDS encoding ABC transporter permease, translating to MRLRTGSRRRTPFWLFLPVLLLALLASLPLLYVAAKAWDAGWHSAWQLLWRPYVFRLLGNTLWLMFGVTLLSALLGLALAWCVERSDLPARRFWNVVLCLPFAIPAFVSSFTWVSLSPMYEGLGGAILVMTMSKYPLVYLPVAATLRGIDPSLEESARMLGLSRRQVFLRVTLPLLRPTLAATGLLVALHMLVEFGALSILRYQTFTTAIYQEFELEFSNATAAMLSSVLLALCFLLLWLELRMRGRGRLVRTGQGSARRAERVRLGFGKWPLQALLATLVLVGTGIPLVMLGYWLYEGSSASFPLMEIASTLLSSLSLAFGGALLSCLLALPVSILVVRYPGALARWTQRLPYLLQALPGLVIALSLVYFSLHYLPATYQTTGLLLVAYALLFMPLTQAPIRVALEKASPQLEEAARTLGQTPLMAFLRITLPIISPAIGAGFVLVFLDTMKELTATLVLGPTGLSTLATSVWVHTANLEYAAAAPYAALLILISGLPVYLLTTRAHLSTH from the coding sequence GTGCGCCTGCGCACGGGCTCGCGCCGGCGAACGCCATTCTGGCTGTTCCTGCCGGTCCTGCTCCTCGCCCTGCTGGCCAGCCTGCCGCTGCTCTACGTCGCGGCCAAGGCCTGGGACGCCGGCTGGCACAGCGCCTGGCAACTGCTCTGGCGCCCCTACGTATTCCGCTTGCTGGGCAACACCCTGTGGCTGATGTTCGGCGTGACCCTGCTCAGCGCCCTGCTCGGCCTGGCCCTGGCCTGGTGCGTCGAGCGCAGCGACCTGCCGGCACGGCGCTTCTGGAACGTGGTGCTGTGCCTGCCGTTCGCCATCCCCGCCTTCGTCAGCAGTTTCACCTGGGTTTCGCTGAGCCCGATGTACGAAGGCCTCGGCGGCGCCATCCTGGTCATGACCATGTCCAAGTATCCGCTGGTCTACCTGCCGGTAGCGGCGACCCTGCGCGGCATCGATCCTTCCCTGGAGGAGTCGGCGCGGATGCTCGGTCTGTCGCGGCGCCAGGTGTTCCTGCGGGTCACCCTGCCGCTGCTGCGCCCGACCCTGGCCGCCACCGGGCTACTGGTGGCGCTGCACATGCTGGTGGAGTTCGGCGCGCTGTCGATCCTGCGCTACCAGACCTTCACCACAGCCATCTACCAGGAGTTCGAACTGGAGTTCAGCAACGCCACCGCGGCGATGCTCTCCTCGGTACTCCTGGCACTGTGCTTCCTGCTGCTCTGGCTGGAGTTGCGCATGCGCGGCCGCGGCCGCCTGGTACGCACCGGCCAGGGCAGCGCGCGGCGGGCCGAACGAGTCCGCCTGGGGTTCGGCAAGTGGCCGCTCCAGGCGCTGCTGGCGACGCTGGTGCTGGTCGGTACCGGTATCCCCCTGGTGATGCTCGGTTATTGGCTGTACGAAGGCTCCTCGGCCAGCTTCCCGCTGATGGAAATCGCCTCGACCCTGCTTTCCTCCCTGTCGCTGGCCTTCGGCGGGGCCCTGCTCAGTTGCCTGCTGGCGCTGCCCGTAAGCATCCTGGTGGTGCGCTACCCCGGCGCCCTGGCGCGCTGGACCCAGCGCCTGCCGTACCTGCTGCAAGCGTTGCCGGGACTGGTGATCGCCCTCTCGCTGGTGTACTTCTCGCTGCACTACCTGCCAGCCACCTACCAGACCACCGGCTTGCTGCTGGTCGCCTATGCCCTGCTGTTCATGCCGCTGACCCAGGCACCGATCCGCGTGGCCCTGGAAAAGGCCTCGCCGCAGTTGGAGGAAGCCGCCCGCACTCTCGGCCAGACGCCATTGATGGCCTTCCTGCGGATCACCCTGCCGATCATCTCGCCGGCCATCGGCGCCGGCTTCGTGCTGGTGTTCCTCGACACCATGAAGGAACTGACCGCCACCCTGGTGCTAGGTCCCACCGGGCTGTCGACCCTGGCCACCTCGGTCTGGGTGCACACCGCCAACCTGGAGTACGCTGCCGCCGCACCCTACGCCGCGCTGCTGATCCTGATCTCCGGCTTGCCGGTGTACCTGCTGACCACCCGGGCGCATCTCAGCACTCACTGA
- the mksE gene encoding Mks condensin complex protein MksE, which translates to MHLDLSELTQLAPIFRELFKGYHISHRDPELYTQLSSHQDQYRGLFRAMGFELVCDTRGFYYFVPEQVGAQVNKTAQRLALFTFILVEHLADQGRDPLSVLDGGSIGREELPPLLEKYRDLFLQAEVQTQEELEEKVMRRLTQLGFASEDSGVYRFMPPMHRFLDVCLSVQQDRNLSASLHADLPLQTPVLVDDGEIEPLMASDEELSEESEEDALARAIAEEHAQQEADA; encoded by the coding sequence ATGCATCTTGATCTCTCCGAACTGACCCAGCTCGCGCCGATCTTCCGCGAGCTGTTCAAGGGCTACCACATCAGCCACCGCGACCCCGAGCTGTACACCCAGCTGTCCTCGCACCAGGACCAGTACCGCGGCCTGTTCCGCGCCATGGGCTTCGAGCTGGTCTGCGACACCCGCGGCTTCTACTACTTCGTCCCGGAGCAGGTCGGCGCCCAGGTGAACAAGACCGCCCAACGCCTGGCGCTGTTCACCTTCATCCTCGTCGAACACCTCGCCGACCAGGGCCGCGACCCGCTGTCCGTGCTGGACGGCGGCAGCATCGGCCGCGAAGAGCTGCCGCCGCTGCTGGAGAAATACCGCGACCTGTTCCTCCAGGCCGAGGTGCAGACCCAGGAAGAACTGGAAGAGAAGGTCATGCGCCGCCTGACCCAGCTCGGCTTCGCCTCCGAGGACAGCGGCGTGTACCGCTTCATGCCGCCGATGCACCGTTTCCTAGACGTCTGCCTGTCGGTGCAGCAGGACCGCAACCTGTCCGCCAGCCTGCACGCCGACCTGCCGTTGCAGACGCCGGTGCTGGTCGATGACGGCGAGATCGAACCGCTGATGGCCAGCGACGAAGAATTGTCCGAAGAGAGCGAGGAAGACGCCCTCGCCCGCGCCATCGCCGAAGAACACGCGCAACAGGAGGCTGACGCATGA
- a CDS encoding iron ABC transporter substrate-binding protein, whose amino-acid sequence MPVRLLNRFRHAALACLLGSLSLNAAADPVTLTLYNGQHAATGIAIAKAFQDKTGIQVKIRKGGDGQLASQITEEGARSPADVLYTEESPPLIRLASAGLLAKLEPETLALVEPEHAGGNGDWIGITARTRVLAYNPKKIDEKDLPKSLMDLSDPSWSGRFGFVPTSGAFLEQVAAVIKLKGQEEAEDWLTGLKAFGSIYTNNVTAMKAVENGEVDMALINNYYWYTLKKEKGELNSRLHYFGNQDPGALVTVSGAAVLKSSKHPREAQQFVAFMLSEEGQKAILSQSAEYPMRKGMQADPALKPFAELDPPKLTPADLGEASEALSLERDVGLN is encoded by the coding sequence ATGCCTGTTCGACTTCTCAACCGTTTCCGCCACGCCGCCCTGGCGTGCCTGCTCGGTTCGCTTTCCCTCAATGCGGCGGCCGATCCCGTCACCCTTACCCTCTACAATGGCCAGCACGCCGCCACCGGTATCGCCATCGCCAAGGCCTTCCAGGACAAGACCGGCATCCAGGTGAAGATCCGCAAGGGCGGCGATGGCCAGCTCGCCAGCCAGATCACCGAGGAAGGCGCGCGCTCGCCGGCCGACGTGCTCTACACCGAGGAGTCGCCACCGTTGATCCGCCTGGCCAGCGCCGGCCTGCTGGCCAAGCTGGAGCCAGAGACCCTGGCCCTGGTCGAGCCGGAGCACGCCGGCGGCAACGGCGACTGGATCGGCATCACCGCCCGCACCCGGGTACTGGCCTACAACCCGAAGAAGATCGACGAGAAGGATCTGCCGAAGAGCCTGATGGATCTTTCCGATCCGTCCTGGTCCGGCCGTTTCGGCTTCGTGCCCACCAGTGGCGCCTTCCTCGAACAGGTCGCCGCAGTGATCAAGCTCAAGGGCCAGGAGGAAGCCGAGGATTGGCTGACCGGCCTGAAGGCCTTCGGCTCGATCTACACCAACAACGTCACCGCCATGAAAGCCGTGGAGAACGGCGAGGTCGACATGGCGCTGATCAACAACTACTACTGGTACACCCTGAAGAAGGAAAAGGGCGAGTTGAACTCGCGCCTGCACTACTTCGGCAACCAGGACCCGGGCGCGCTGGTCACCGTCTCCGGCGCCGCAGTGCTCAAGTCCAGCAAGCACCCCAGGGAAGCCCAGCAGTTCGTCGCCTTCATGCTCAGCGAGGAAGGCCAGAAGGCGATCCTCAGCCAGTCCGCCGAGTACCCGATGCGCAAGGGGATGCAGGCCGATCCGGCGCTGAAGCCGTTCGCCGAACTGGACCCACCGAAACTGACCCCGGCCGACCTGGGTGAGGCCAGCGAGGCCCTCAGCCTCGAACGCGACGTTGGCCTGAATTGA
- the mksB gene encoding Mks condensin complex protein MksB, which translates to MIDPRRVLRALAEHWALLEPLCERFDAGTLSLAELRSQLNTQLPESNPAEITALLDQWIRLDILVPVAKSPNRFELNAQIHDFLAYLRHEHRLGLCLEIEAYLRHLERLAGYIQDAFETRDSQDLARQLRLLDMRVRDVLKKLGNDEQALIGVAERAKTSDRQIPLAQRYAEVLATWDEYVEPMIQLVSADGAFEQGVRRVEQVLLRLLGEQQRLGHLVDDDLVLRTHARILEMQTNAQLTLRRARELLLPLREEARRHNAVTRGAALALAAIRRKGLDAVPQAAMPLFTRPQSTFLGTASQVESYVFALARFEPKPAQFPKSSGTRKSNGPTRPPRTAREMIERCQAALPLPDLMQWLLAQEPDGATDELLYWFSRLSRDARFQRERLQRREYETTEHCVSLCSFALNPAAKDKGQARDADTLSASETHAS; encoded by the coding sequence ATGATCGACCCCCGACGCGTACTGCGTGCGCTTGCCGAACACTGGGCCCTGCTCGAGCCTCTCTGCGAGCGCTTCGATGCCGGCACCCTGAGCCTGGCGGAACTGCGCAGCCAGTTGAACACCCAGTTACCGGAAAGCAACCCGGCGGAAATCACCGCCCTGCTCGACCAGTGGATCCGCCTGGATATCCTGGTCCCGGTGGCCAAGAGCCCCAACCGTTTCGAGCTGAACGCGCAGATCCACGACTTCCTCGCCTACCTGCGCCACGAGCATCGCCTTGGTCTGTGCCTGGAGATCGAGGCCTACCTGCGCCATCTGGAGCGCCTCGCCGGGTACATCCAGGACGCCTTCGAGACCCGCGACAGCCAGGACCTGGCGCGCCAGCTGCGACTGCTCGACATGCGCGTGCGCGATGTACTGAAGAAGCTCGGCAATGACGAGCAGGCACTGATCGGCGTGGCCGAGCGGGCCAAGACCAGCGACCGGCAGATTCCCCTGGCGCAGCGCTACGCGGAGGTCCTGGCGACCTGGGACGAGTACGTCGAGCCGATGATCCAACTGGTCAGCGCCGACGGCGCCTTCGAGCAGGGCGTGCGGCGGGTCGAACAGGTCCTGCTGCGCCTGCTCGGCGAACAGCAGCGCCTCGGCCACCTGGTCGACGACGACCTGGTGCTGCGCACCCACGCGCGCATCCTCGAGATGCAGACCAACGCCCAGCTGACCTTGCGCCGCGCCCGCGAATTATTGCTGCCGCTGCGCGAGGAAGCGCGCCGGCACAACGCGGTGACCCGTGGCGCCGCCCTGGCGCTGGCGGCGATCCGGCGCAAGGGCCTGGATGCCGTGCCGCAGGCGGCGATGCCGCTATTCACCCGGCCGCAGAGCACCTTCCTCGGCACCGCCTCGCAGGTCGAGAGCTACGTCTTCGCCCTCGCCCGCTTCGAGCCGAAGCCGGCGCAGTTCCCCAAGTCCAGCGGCACGCGCAAGAGCAACGGGCCGACGCGACCACCGCGGACCGCGCGGGAAATGATCGAGCGCTGCCAGGCGGCGCTGCCGCTGCCGGACCTCATGCAATGGCTGCTGGCCCAGGAACCGGACGGCGCCACCGACGAGTTGCTCTACTGGTTCTCCCGGCTGTCGCGCGACGCGCGCTTCCAGCGCGAACGCCTGCAACGCCGCGAGTACGAAACCACCGAACATTGCGTCAGCCTCTGCTCCTTCGCCCTGAACCCCGCCGCCAAGGACAAGGGCCAGGCCAGGGACGCAGACACCCTTTCCGCGAGCGAAACCCATGCATCTTGA
- a CDS encoding DUF6160 family protein, with protein MAKQTHPLAGGIGILAALALLFSASAGAELRSLGDSDLDDVVGQAGISISASLNLQENPSQTRCAGGCGARLAIQPAGSGNNYLVIDDISGKFSFDEVTLDVVTIKDGFGGDGAAFNRPVLRVGLKDTSFQDLRFTIAGANKARGTDPGLVQTNLVSARIDGTLKLQGNVNIFTVAPR; from the coding sequence ATGGCCAAGCAGACTCATCCACTGGCAGGCGGCATCGGCATCCTCGCGGCGCTGGCGCTGCTGTTCAGCGCTTCGGCCGGGGCCGAGTTGCGCTCGCTGGGCGATAGCGATCTGGACGACGTGGTCGGCCAGGCCGGGATCAGCATCAGCGCCTCGCTCAATCTCCAGGAAAATCCTTCGCAGACGCGCTGCGCCGGCGGCTGCGGCGCGCGCCTGGCGATCCAGCCGGCCGGCAGCGGCAACAACTACCTGGTGATCGACGATATCAGCGGCAAGTTCAGCTTCGACGAAGTCACCCTGGACGTGGTGACCATCAAGGACGGTTTCGGCGGCGACGGCGCCGCCTTCAACCGCCCGGTGCTGCGCGTCGGCCTGAAGGACACCAGCTTCCAGGACCTGCGCTTCACCATCGCTGGCGCCAACAAGGCGCGCGGTACCGATCCCGGGCTGGTGCAGACCAACCTGGTCAGCGCACGCATCGACGGCACCCTCAAGCTGCAGGGCAACGTCAATATCTTCACCGTCGCCCCGCGTTGA